One genomic segment of Schistosoma haematobium chromosome 6, whole genome shotgun sequence includes these proteins:
- a CDS encoding hypothetical protein (EggNog:ENOG4113AVB~COG:S) — translation MQQQSQQQQPQQQQTQQQQQPQQQQSQPQQPQQQQQYYSSNMMMKRQMGGKINHNSQQPMSAYSQYSNPYGAQSGYGQPIGQSQMMKRQYQSKLVQAFHPSQQGQQQQLLQQYGYPPIQHYMQMGGINMQPEQFPHFQQPQYYDNIGFDENQQDSYEPVDGPYVYDENAEQSLMGGVVKRELK, via the coding sequence ATGCAACAACAATCGCAACAACAGCAACCGCAACAACAACAGACACAGCAACAACagcaaccacaacaacaacaatcacaaccacaacaaccacaacaacaacaacaatactaCTCATCCAATATGATGATGAAGAGACAAATGGGAGGGAAAATTAACCACAATTCACAACAACCAATGAGCGCATACTCCCAATATTCTAATCCATACGGAGCACAGAGTGGATATGGACAACCCATTGGTCAATCACAAATGATGAAACGTCAATATCAGTCAAAACTAGTACAAGCTTTCCATCCTTCACAACAaggtcaacaacaacaactactacaacaATATGGATATCCACCCATTCAGCATTACATGCAAATGGGAGGGATAAATATGCAACCTGAACAATTCCCACATTTTCAACAACCTCAATATTACGATAACATAGGATTTGATGAAAATCAACAAGACAGTTATGAGCCTGTTGATGGGCCATATGTATATGATGAAAACGCTGAACAATCGCTTATGGGTGGTGTTGTGAAACGTGAATTGAAATAG